The sequence ACGCACCCGATCGGCACCGGCCCGTTCAAATTCGTCGAGTTCAAGGCCAATGAATCGATCAAGCTGACGCGCAACACGGATTACTGGCGCGAGGGCCGACCCTATCTCGACGGCATCGAGTTCACCATCATCCCGAACCGTTCGACCGCCATTCTCGCCTTCGTCGCCGGCAAGTTCGACATGACGTTCCCGACCGAGGTCAGCATTCCGCTTCTGAAGGACGTCAAGTCGCAGGCGCCGAACGCGGTCTGCGTGGTGGAACCCAACAACGTCGCCACCAACATCATCGTCAATTCGAGCGCGCCGCCGTTCGACAACATCGACATCCGCCGCGCCATGGCGCTGGCGCTCGACCGCAAGGCCTTCATCTCGATCATGTTCGAGGGCCAGGGCGACGTCGGCGGCACCCTGCTGCCGCCGCCCAACGGGCTGTGGGGCATGCCGAAGGAGATGCTCGAGACCATCCCCGGCTACGGCCCCGACGTGAAGGCCAACCGCGAGGAGGCGAAGAAGCTGATGCAGAAGGCCGGCTACGGGCCGGACAAGCATCTCGCCGTCAAGATCTCGACCCGCAACATCCCGGTCTATCGTGACCCCGCGGTGATCCTGATCGACCAACTCAAGAGCATCTATATCGACGGCGAGCTCGACGTGGTCGAGACCGCGAACTGGTTCCCGAAGATCGCGCGCAAGGATTACATGCTCGGGCTCAACCTGACCGGCAACGCCGTCGACGATCCCGACCAGTCCTTCTACGAGAACTATTCCTGCGGCTCCGAGCGCAACTACACCAATTACTGCAACAAGGAGATCGAAAAACTGTTCGACGTGCAGTCGCAGGAGACGGATATCGCCAAACGCAAGAAACTGGTGTGGGACATCGACAAGAAGTTGCAGGAGGACGTGGCACGCCCGATCATCTTCCACGCGCGTACCGGCAGCTGCTGGCAGCCCTATGTGAAGGGCGTGACGATCATGTCGAACAGCTCGTATAACGGCTACCGCTACGAGGATGTCTGGATGGACAAGTAGCGCAGGCGGCTGACGGGTTCGGCAGGAGGCGAAGGATGTTTGCCTATCTGGTGCGGCGCCTGTTCCTGATGCTCGTGACCCTGTTCGGGATCTCGGTCGTCATCTTCTTCCTGCTGCGCATCGTGCCCGGCAACATCGTTGACATCCTGTTCGCCGCGGCCGGCTATGTCGATCCCGCCGACAAGGCCAACCTCGAAAAGGAACTCGGCATCGACCAGCCGCTGATCGTGCAATACTGGCACTGGATCAGCGGTTTTCTGCGCGGTGATTTCGGCTACTCCTATGTGTCGGAGAAGCCCGCGCTGCAGGAGATTTTGCCGCGGATTCCGATCACGGCGCGGCTCGCCGGGCTGGCGCTGCTGTTCTCGGCATCGATCGGCATTCCCTTGGGCGTCATCAGCGCAGTCAAGCAGGGCACGCGGCTGGACTACGCGCTGCGCGTCGTCAGCCTCAGCGGCCTGTCGCTGCCCTCGTTCTGGCTTGGCCTGCTCATCCTCACCGCGGCGGTGGCGATGTTCGGCCAGATCCCGATCTTCAATCCCAATCCCAAGACCTGGCTCGAAGCGTTCGCGACCTACGCCGTGCCGGCCGCCGCCGTCGGCTTCCGCAGCGCGGCGCTGACCATGCGCATCACGCGATCCTCGATGCTGGAGGTGCTGCGGCAGGACTATATCCGCACCGCGCGCGCCAAGGGCGCCTCCGATGCCGCCGTGAACTATCACCACGCGCTCAAGAACGCGATCCTGCCCGTCATCACCGTGATCGGCATCGAAGCGGCGTTCCTGATCGGCGGCCTGATCGTCACCGAGACCGTATTCAACATCCCCGGCGTCGCCCGCTTCCTGGTCGAGGCGATCCGCTGGCGCGACTATCCGATCGTGCAGAACCTCGTGATGTTCATTGCCGTCGTGGTGGTGTTCGCGAATTTCACCGTCGACATGCTCTACGCGGTGTTCGATCCGCGGATCAGGTACACGGATTAGGAGAGCCGCTTGGCCGCAATCGACTTCGACGTTGAACTGAGGCGGGCCGGGGCGTATGCGACCGGCGGGTGGCGGCGCGTGCTGTTCATGGCGCAGCGGCATGTGCTGGGCGCGGCCGGGCTCGTGATCATGACGGTGTTCGTGCTCACGGCCATCTTTGCCGATTTCATCGCGCGCTATGATCCCCTCACGGTCGATTCCGCCCGCGCGCTGGCGCGCCCGAGTCTCGCGCACTGGATGGGGACGGATTCCTTCGGCCGCGACGTGTTCAGCCGCATCATCCACGGCGCGCGCATTTCGCTGGCCGTCGGCATCGGCTCGACCGCGCTCGGCGGCACGATCGGCGTCATCGTCGGGCTCACCTCCGGTTATCTCTCCGGCTGGGTCGATCTGGTGTTCCAGCGCGTCTCCGACGTGCTGCAGGCGCTGCCGTTGCTGGTCCTCGCCCTGATCATGACGGCGGCCCTCGGCCCTACACTGCCGAATGTCATCATCGCCATCGCCATTCCGCTGATTCCGACGGTGTCGCGCGTCATCCGGGCCAACACGCTGGCGCTGCGCGAGCAGCCCTTCGTCGAAGCCGCCAAGTCGATCGGCATGAGCGATATGCGCATCGCGCTCCGCCACGTGCTTCCGAACACGCTGGCGCCGCTGATCGTGCTCGCCACCGCCCAGCTCGGCTCGACCATCCTCACCGAGGCCTCGCTCTCCTTCCTCGGCCTCGGCATTCCCGAGCCTTATCCGTCATGGGGCCGCATGCTCTCCGAATCCGCCGCCGAATATGTCCGCACCGCGCCGTGGCTGGTGATCTTCCCCGGCATCGCGATCAGCCTCGCCGTGTTCGGCGCCAATTTGTTCGGTGACGCCCTGCGCGACATCCTCGATCCCCGGCAGCGCGGCTGATGGCACAGAAATCCGACATCGTGCTCGAGGTGCAGAACCTGAAGACCGTGTTCTTCACCAACTCCGGCCTGTTCAAAGCGGTGGACGACGTCTCCTTCACCGTGAAGCGCGGGGAAACGCTGGCGATCGTCGGCGAGTCCGGCTGCGGCAAGAGCGTCACTGCGCTGTCCCTGATGCGCCTCGTGCCCGATCCGCCCGGCCGTATCGTCGGCGGCTCCGTGACGCTCGAAGGCACCGACCTGCTGGCGCTGGATGAAACGCAGATGCGCGCCGTCAGGGGCAATCGCATCTCCATGATCTTCCAGGAACCGATGACCTCGCTCAATCCGGTGATGCGGATCGGCGACCAGATCGTCGAGGCCGTGCGGCTGCACCGGAACATC is a genomic window of Bradyrhizobium sp. CB1717 containing:
- a CDS encoding ABC transporter permease encodes the protein MAAIDFDVELRRAGAYATGGWRRVLFMAQRHVLGAAGLVIMTVFVLTAIFADFIARYDPLTVDSARALARPSLAHWMGTDSFGRDVFSRIIHGARISLAVGIGSTALGGTIGVIVGLTSGYLSGWVDLVFQRVSDVLQALPLLVLALIMTAALGPTLPNVIIAIAIPLIPTVSRVIRANTLALREQPFVEAAKSIGMSDMRIALRHVLPNTLAPLIVLATAQLGSTILTEASLSFLGLGIPEPYPSWGRMLSESAAEYVRTAPWLVIFPGIAISLAVFGANLFGDALRDILDPRQRG
- a CDS encoding ABC transporter substrate-binding protein, whose translation is MRSVRALAATAALSLLAFSTIAFAGGPKQGGILRMYHRDSPGNASIHEGATYSLNVPFMPVFNNLVIYKQDEAQNRMDNILPELAESWAWVNDNKTLTFKLRQGVKWHDGKPFTSADVKCTFDMLMGKAQQKFRQNPRKTWYEQVNDISTNGDFEVSFNLKRPQPSLLALLASGYTPVYPCHVSPGDMRTHPIGTGPFKFVEFKANESIKLTRNTDYWREGRPYLDGIEFTIIPNRSTAILAFVAGKFDMTFPTEVSIPLLKDVKSQAPNAVCVVEPNNVATNIIVNSSAPPFDNIDIRRAMALALDRKAFISIMFEGQGDVGGTLLPPPNGLWGMPKEMLETIPGYGPDVKANREEAKKLMQKAGYGPDKHLAVKISTRNIPVYRDPAVILIDQLKSIYIDGELDVVETANWFPKIARKDYMLGLNLTGNAVDDPDQSFYENYSCGSERNYTNYCNKEIEKLFDVQSQETDIAKRKKLVWDIDKKLQEDVARPIIFHARTGSCWQPYVKGVTIMSNSSYNGYRYEDVWMDK
- a CDS encoding ABC transporter permease, translating into MFAYLVRRLFLMLVTLFGISVVIFFLLRIVPGNIVDILFAAAGYVDPADKANLEKELGIDQPLIVQYWHWISGFLRGDFGYSYVSEKPALQEILPRIPITARLAGLALLFSASIGIPLGVISAVKQGTRLDYALRVVSLSGLSLPSFWLGLLILTAAVAMFGQIPIFNPNPKTWLEAFATYAVPAAAVGFRSAALTMRITRSSMLEVLRQDYIRTARAKGASDAAVNYHHALKNAILPVITVIGIEAAFLIGGLIVTETVFNIPGVARFLVEAIRWRDYPIVQNLVMFIAVVVVFANFTVDMLYAVFDPRIRYTD